Part of the Citrobacter sp. Marseille-Q6884 genome, GGGCGAGAAGGTCCGCTCCTCGCTCATAAGGGACAACCATACTCAAATCTCCCACATTGCAGGAGATTTGAGTATGAACACGTCACCGTGGAACAAAGACCGTATCATCGGCCAAAAAAGACCACTTCAGATATCTCATATCTGGGGGATCCGAATCCGGCTTGAACTGGAAGGTAAAACGCGCGATTTAGCTCTGTTCAATATGGCTCTGGACAGTAAGCTACGAGGCTGTGATCTGGTCAAACTCAAAGTATCTGATGTTGCATATGGTAGCTCTGTTTCAAGCAGAGCTACGGTGTTGCAACAGAAAACCGGTAGCCCTGTGCAGTTTGAGATAACCAAAGGGACAAGAGAAGCTGTTGCTGCATTGATAAAGCTTGGCAATTTGCATAGTAAAGACTTCTTGTTTCGGTCTCGAGTCGGAACTAACCAGCCCATATCTACCCGGCAATACAACCGAATTTTTCATGGGTGGATAGAAAAGCTTGGTCTCGAAGATTCGCTTTACAGCACACATTCCATGAGAAGAACAAAACCTTACCTAATCTACAAGAAAACCAAGAATCTCCGGGTGATCCAACTTCTGTTGGGCCATAAGAAACTGGAAAGCACAGTCCGTTATCTGGGCATTGAAGTCGATGATGCATTAGAGATCTCTGAATCGATCGAAGTCTAAGGTTGTCAGGGCTGCATCAGCAGCCCTGTGCCAGAAGCAGACATTAAAATGATTCAAGAAAACTCAATACCATGGTCAGTTTCCGTTAGCCGCTACACTCCATTATTCGGGGGGGCTGAATACAGAATAAAATTCGAAATGGCATGTTATCGCGGCATGGTAGAGTGTGCGCTACCCCGAGAGCGATTAGAGGTTTACGCTATGCAACAAATTGATTTTTACATGATAGATGCTTTTACCACCACCACTTTTGGCGGTAATGCCGCAGCAGTATGTCCGCTTACAGAATGGTTGACCGATGAGACATTATTGAAAATGTCTCAACAGCATAACCAGTCAGAAACAGCATTTTTTGTCACCAATGATAATGGCTTCGAGTTGCGCTGGTTTACCACTCAGGGTGAAGTTAATCTGTGTGGGCATGCCACACTTGCAGCAGCGCACGTTATCTTTGAACATCTTGATTATCCGAACACGACTATCCATTTCGATACCCGGTTCGTTGGCCCACTGACGGTGACACGCTGTGGCGAATGGCTGACGCTTGATTTTCCTGCCTGGGAAACAGAGCCCGTCATGCCGCCGCCTTTATTGCTGGAAACGCTGGGTATCACTGAATGCAAAGAAGTGCGTGTGGCACGTGATTACATGGTCGTGATGGAGAATCAACAGCAGGTAGAGTCAGTACGACCGAATATCAATGCCATGCTCCCGCTTGGAAAAGAGGTCTGCATCACAGCGCCTGGCAAAGGGGAATACGATTTCGTCAGCCGCTTCTTCTGCCCAGGAGAAGCCGTAGCGGAAGACCCTGTCACAGGTTCGGCACATAGCATGCTCATTCCTTACTGGGCTGAAAAACTGAACAAAACACAGATGCTGGCGCGTCAGGTGTCCGAGCGTGGTGGGGATTTACGCTGTCAACTTCTGGGTGATCGTGTCCACATTGGCGGGCAGGCAACAACTTATCTGATGGGTAAAGTGCTGTTGCACTAAAACTCCAAAATGCAGCCTGGGAGGGCTTTTCAAGCATAACGTCTGCTCCTCGCTCACTGCGGACATTCACTTCAGTTTGTTCTCCCGCTCCGTGCTATAAGCAGACCGTTAGCAAATCAGAGCGGGAGACTTCGAAGGCTCTTATGGTCAAATGATAAACATGATCACCTGTAGACTCAGGCGGGACTCCAACGTTAAAGCAATGTCTTCTTCAAGGAGAACCACAGATATTTACTCATATGCGAATTGACAAAGGCGCTTCGCATGATGACCTATAGTGCTCTGTAAGCAATGCCTGGATTATCCCTTTTGCTTCTCTTGTCTTATCTATTATTGCTGCGGTTCAATAATTAATAATAAAAACACAAGAACTAAAGGGGTGTTTGGAAATAGCTTATCCATAATATTAACTATTGGTTAAATTAAAGTAGCATTACGTAAAATTAGGATCTTTTTCTTTCTCATAGACGAGGATTTACGTATGATGATATAATATGGCGGAAAAATACGCAGGTTATTAACCTGTCAGTAATGTAAATAAATTTTCGAGGAGACTGTTCCAGTGGGACGTAAATGGGCCAATATTGTTGGTAAAAAAACGGCTAAAGACGGTGCAACGTCTAAAGTATATTCAAAATTCGGTGTGGAAATCTATGCTGCTGCGAAACAAGGTGAACCCGATCCAGAATTAAACACCGCTTTAAAATTCGTTATTGAACGTGCAAAACAAGCACAAGTTCCAAAGCACGTTATTGATAAAGCAATAGATAAAGCCAAAGGTGGCGGCGATGAAACGTTCATGCAAGGGCGTTATGAAGGCTTTGGACCAAGCGGTTCAATGATTATCGCTGAAACGTTGACGTCAAATGTTAACCGTACGATTGCTAATATTCGCTCAATCTTCAATAAAAAAGGCGGAAATATCGGTGCGGCGGGTTCTGTCAGCTATATGTTTGACAATACCGGAGTCATTGTATTTAAAGGCACTGACCCTGATCATGTTTTTGAAATTTTGCTGGAAGCAGAAGTTGATGTTCGTGATGTAACCGAAGAAGAAGGTAGTATCGTTATTTATACTGAAGCTACGGATCTTCATAAAGGCATTGCAGCATTAAAAGCAGCCGGAATTACTGAGTTTACAACAACAGAATTAGAAATGATTGCTCAAGCAGAAATTGAACTTTCACCAGAAGATTTAGAAATCTTTGAAGGACTTGTTGATGCCCTTGAAGATGACGATGACGTTCAGAAAATATATCACAACGTTGCAAATCTCTAATTATCTATTTGTTATAGAAAACATCTATACCCTAAATAATTCGAGTTGCAGGAAGGCGGCAAGGAAGTGAATCCCGATGAGCTTACTCGGGTAAGTGATTCGGGTGAACGAGCGCAGCCAACGCACATGCAACTTGAAGTATGACGGGTATATAACCAGATATATCGATATGCGGTACCCGTCGCCTGTGCCTCGAGCGCCGCGTAATCCGATGTGCCGCATAATTGTGATCTATCTCACCTCCCGGCAACCAAAATCTCCTGCGACTCCACGCCGTCTTCAATCTGTTTTGCCACCTTTTGTAAGGCCGGAAGATGTTTTTCCGCAGCCTGTTCGATGGTCATCGCGCTGGCCATATAGACCAGGTTCAGGCAGCCGATCACCCGCTGTTCGCTGCGAATGGGTACGGCGATAGAGGCGATTTTCTCTTCCTGATCCCAGCCGCGATAGTTTTGTCCAAAGCCGTCTTTACGTGCGCGGGTCAGAATGGCATCAAGCTTCAGCGGTTCGCGCGCTAACTGGAACGCTTCTCCCGGTCGTGACGCCAGCATTTCAATCAGTTCCTGGCGTTCCTTTTGTGGGCAAAAAGCCAGCCAGGTCAGGCCGGAGGCGGTTTTCAGCAGCGGTAGACGACGACCGACCATCGCCCGGTGAAACGACAGGCGACTGAAGCGGTGGGTGGTTTCACGCACCACCATGGCGTCCACATCCAGCGTGGACACGTCAGTCGGCCAGACCACTTCGCGCAGCAAATCTCCCAGCAGCGGCGCGGCCAGCGCGGAAATCCACTGTTCGTCACGAAATCCCTCACTGAGCTGGCGGACTTTGATGGTTAGGCGAAAGCTGTCATCCGACAGGCTGCGCCGGACGTAGCCTTCATCCTGCAATGTTTCCAACAGGCGTCTGACCGTGGTGCGATGCAGGCCGCTCAGCTCTGCCAGCAGGCCGACGCTGGCCCCGCCATCCAGCCGGTTTAACATATTTAATAACATTAATCCGCGCGTTAACCCACGCACTGTTTTGTACTCAGTACCGTCGTCATTTTTCATATTTATTGACAAATCTACAGGTAAAACAACGTTGTGCACCTGGTGCACATCCAGGCATGTTTTGATTGTAGCGTAAAAACGCACTCCTATACTGACCGCACAATAAAAAATTATTCACATCTTTTTAACAAAACAAGTTGCGCCTCACCAGGGTCTGCAATTGCGTTTTGTCCGAGTAGTGAGGTTCTGAAATGACAACAATAAACCCGGATATCCAACCCGCTGTTCAGCATACCGTGCAGGTGGCCATTGCCGGTGCCGGTCCGGTAGGGCTGATGATGGCCAACTATCTTGGTCAGATGGGCATTGAGGTGCTGGTGGTGGAGAAGCTCGACACGCTGATCGACTATCCCCGCGCCATCGGCATCGACGATGAAGCGCTGCGCACCATGCAGTCCGTCGGTCTGGTCGATAACGTTCTGCCGCACACCACCCCGTGGCACGCGATGCGCTTTCTCACCCCGAAAGGCCGCTGCTTTGCCGATATTCAGCCGATGACTGACGAATTTGGCTGGTCGCGGCGCAACGCGTTTATTCAACCGCAGGTAGACGCCGTGATGCTGGAAGGGCTGTCGCGTTTTCCCAACGTGCGTTGCCTGTTCTCCCGCGAACTGGAAGCCTTCAGCCAGCAAAATGGCGAGGTGACGCTGAATCTGAAAGCGCCGGACGGCCAGCGTGAAACGGTGAAAGCCCAGTGGCTGGTGGCTTGCGACGGCGGCGGCAGTCATGTCAGACGTTCGCTGAATGTGCCGTTTGAAGGCAAAACCGCACCGAATCAGTGGATTGTGGTGGATATCGCCAACGATCCGCTCAGTACGCCGCATGTGTATTTGTGCTGCGATCCGGTGCGTCCGTATGTCTCCGCCGCGCTGCCGCATGCGGTGCGCCGCTTTGAATTTATGGTGATGCCGGGGGAAACCGAAGCCCAGCTTAGCGAGCCGCAAAATATGCGCCAGTTATTGAGTAAGGTGCTGCCAAACCCGGACCACGTCGAACTGATCCGCCAGCGCGTGTATACCCATAACGCCCGTCTGGCCGAACGTTTTCGTATTGATCGCGTGCTGCTGGCGGGTGACGCGGCGCATATTATGCCGGTCTGGCAGGGGCAGGGTTACAACAGCGGCATGCGTGATGCCTTCAACCTGGCGTGGAAACTGGCGCTGGTCATTAACGGTAAGGCGAGTGATGCGCTGCTGGATACCTACCAGCAGGAACGCCGCGACCACGCCAAAGCGATGATCGACCTCTCCGTCACCGCAGGCAACGTGCTGGCGCCGCCGAAACGCTGGCACGGCGCGGTGCGCGACGGGGTTTCCTGGCTGCTGAACTTCATTCCGCCGGTCAAACGCTACTTCCTGGAAATGCGCTTTAAGCCGATGCCGCAGTACCACGCCGGGGCGCTGGTACGTGAAGGCGGGGCGAAAACCTCGCCCGTCGGCAAGATGTTTATCCAGCCGAAAGTGACGCTGGAAACGGGCGACGTGACGCTGCTCGACAACGTTATCGGGCCGAATTTTGCCGTGATCGGCTGGGGCTGTAATCCGCTGTGGGGTATGAGCGAGGCGCAGATCCAGCAGTGGCAAGCGCTGGGCACGCGGTTTATTCAGGTGGTGCCGGATACGCAGATTGTCACCGATCAGGATAACCACGACGGCGTTCTCCGTATTGGAGATACGCAAAACCGTCTGCGCGCGTGGTTTGCGCAGCATAACGCCGCGCTGGTGGTGATGCGACCGGACCGCTTTGTGGCCGCCGTTGCCATCCCGCAAACCCTGGGGAGCACCCTGAATAAACTGGCGTCGGTGATGACGCTCACCCGTGTTAATGCCGACATTCCTGTTGAAAAGGTAGCCTGATATGCACGCTTATCTTCACTGTCTTTCCCACTCGCCGCTGGTGGGGTATGTCGATCCGGCGCAGGCCGTGCTCGATGAAGTCAACGGTGTGATCGCCAGCGCCTGCGCGCGCATTGCGGCGTTCGATCCTGAACTGGTGGTGCTGTTTGCCCCCGATCACTACAACGGTTTTTTCTACGATGTGATGCCGCCGTTCTGTTTAGGCGTGGGCGCCACGGCGATTGGCGATTTCGGTAGCGCGGCGGGGGAACTGCCGGTGCCTGCGGATCTCGCTGAAGCCTGCGCCCACGCGGTGATGAAAAGCGGCATCGATCTCGCTGTCTCCTACAACATGCAGGTCGATCACGGCTTTGCGCAGCCGCTGGAATTTTTGCTCGGCGGGCTGGATAAGGTGCCGGTGCTGCCGGTGTTTATTAACGGCGTCGCCACGCCCCTGCCGGGCTTTCAGCGTACCCGCATGCTCGGTGACGCGATTGGCCGCTTCGCCAGTTCGCTGAATAAGCGCGTGCTGTTTTTAGGCTCTGGTGGATTGTCGCATCA contains:
- a CDS encoding YebC/PmpR family DNA-binding transcriptional regulator, which produces MGRKWANIVGKKTAKDGATSKVYSKFGVEIYAAAKQGEPDPELNTALKFVIERAKQAQVPKHVIDKAIDKAKGGGDETFMQGRYEGFGPSGSMIIAETLTSNVNRTIANIRSIFNKKGGNIGAAGSVSYMFDNTGVIVFKGTDPDHVFEILLEAEVDVRDVTEEEGSIVIYTEATDLHKGIAALKAAGITEFTTTELEMIAQAEIELSPEDLEIFEGLVDALEDDDDVQKIYHNVANL
- a CDS encoding PhzF family phenazine biosynthesis protein gives rise to the protein MQQIDFYMIDAFTTTTFGGNAAAVCPLTEWLTDETLLKMSQQHNQSETAFFVTNDNGFELRWFTTQGEVNLCGHATLAAAHVIFEHLDYPNTTIHFDTRFVGPLTVTRCGEWLTLDFPAWETEPVMPPPLLLETLGITECKEVRVARDYMVVMENQQQVESVRPNINAMLPLGKEVCITAPGKGEYDFVSRFFCPGEAVAEDPVTGSAHSMLIPYWAEKLNKTQMLARQVSERGGDLRCQLLGDRVHIGGQATTYLMGKVLLH
- a CDS encoding bifunctional 3-(3-hydroxy-phenyl)propionate/3-hydroxycinnamic acid hydroxylase, with protein sequence MTTINPDIQPAVQHTVQVAIAGAGPVGLMMANYLGQMGIEVLVVEKLDTLIDYPRAIGIDDEALRTMQSVGLVDNVLPHTTPWHAMRFLTPKGRCFADIQPMTDEFGWSRRNAFIQPQVDAVMLEGLSRFPNVRCLFSRELEAFSQQNGEVTLNLKAPDGQRETVKAQWLVACDGGGSHVRRSLNVPFEGKTAPNQWIVVDIANDPLSTPHVYLCCDPVRPYVSAALPHAVRRFEFMVMPGETEAQLSEPQNMRQLLSKVLPNPDHVELIRQRVYTHNARLAERFRIDRVLLAGDAAHIMPVWQGQGYNSGMRDAFNLAWKLALVINGKASDALLDTYQQERRDHAKAMIDLSVTAGNVLAPPKRWHGAVRDGVSWLLNFIPPVKRYFLEMRFKPMPQYHAGALVREGGAKTSPVGKMFIQPKVTLETGDVTLLDNVIGPNFAVIGWGCNPLWGMSEAQIQQWQALGTRFIQVVPDTQIVTDQDNHDGVLRIGDTQNRLRAWFAQHNAALVVMRPDRFVAAVAIPQTLGSTLNKLASVMTLTRVNADIPVEKVA
- a CDS encoding DNA-binding transcriptional regulator, with product MKNDDGTEYKTVRGLTRGLMLLNMLNRLDGGASVGLLAELSGLHRTTVRRLLETLQDEGYVRRSLSDDSFRLTIKVRQLSEGFRDEQWISALAAPLLGDLLREVVWPTDVSTLDVDAMVVRETTHRFSRLSFHRAMVGRRLPLLKTASGLTWLAFCPQKERQELIEMLASRPGEAFQLAREPLKLDAILTRARKDGFGQNYRGWDQEEKIASIAVPIRSEQRVIGCLNLVYMASAMTIEQAAEKHLPALQKVAKQIEDGVESQEILVAGR
- a CDS encoding site-specific integrase — translated: MNTSPWNKDRIIGQKRPLQISHIWGIRIRLELEGKTRDLALFNMALDSKLRGCDLVKLKVSDVAYGSSVSSRATVLQQKTGSPVQFEITKGTREAVAALIKLGNLHSKDFLFRSRVGTNQPISTRQYNRIFHGWIEKLGLEDSLYSTHSMRRTKPYLIYKKTKNLRVIQLLLGHKKLESTVRYLGIEVDDALEISESIEV
- the mhpB gene encoding 2,3-dihydroxyphenylpropionate/2,3-dihydroxicinnamic acid 1,2-dioxygenase translates to MHAYLHCLSHSPLVGYVDPAQAVLDEVNGVIASACARIAAFDPELVVLFAPDHYNGFFYDVMPPFCLGVGATAIGDFGSAAGELPVPADLAEACAHAVMKSGIDLAVSYNMQVDHGFAQPLEFLLGGLDKVPVLPVFINGVATPLPGFQRTRMLGDAIGRFASSLNKRVLFLGSGGLSHQPPVPELAKADAHMRDRLLGSGKQLPENERELRQQRVISAAEKFVTDQNTLHPLNPVWDNRFMTLLEQGRLQELDTVSNEELSAMAGKSTHEVKTWVAAFAAISAFGNWRSEGRYYRPIPEWIAGFGSLSATTQN